Proteins encoded within one genomic window of Solea senegalensis isolate Sse05_10M linkage group LG11, IFAPA_SoseM_1, whole genome shotgun sequence:
- the sox18 gene encoding transcription factor Sox-18B, translating to MNLTEARLFRETLLHPAQVSLRGPWTSRTPSPTSDPEMGFEQNLSGDCSSPDGLGHGSMRRTEPRISITPSSGGQSPDLNQAGGVSVGSADGKAVGGEQRIRRPMNAFMVWAKDERKRLALQNPDLHNAVLSKMLGQSWKALSAPDKRPFVEEAERLRVQHLQDHPNYKYRPRRKKTTKKLKRVEPGILLHSLAQGGAAGLGLGPGINPLGVDGGGSAYGHPGTHPQHHHHHPNHLLPSLGHFRDLQALGHPELESYGLPTPEMSPLDVLEDGTGESVFFPQHIQEEGGMGGWSGYHHHHHHHHLHPHNQHYSPHYNNHNHHNSIHSAATHSQGPGMSAGASLSTNMNFTLSPGRNSRIDSRMNSAESNMTSSMSSVTSALGNSVNSRLNPTHASGHHIALRSDVKCQPTLTTSPSSASFTQASINLSESIKCHQAPLSTAHGGYFSQMYVNGNPNASHFAPSPLGQLSPPPESSPSSCSSSVPSSTFLTPVHLDPSNSESASHLGSSSAELWSGVDRHEFDQYVNIGRNREEAFGLGVGSKMLGGCSMSSSIGSAMNRDVSSILSGASGCDEGSSPLISALSDASSAVYYSACITG from the exons ATGAATTTAACTGAGGCCAGGTTGTTTAGAGAGACTCTTCTGCACCCAGCCCAGGTGTCTCTCAGGGGCCCCTGGACATCCAGAACCCCAAGTCCAACTTCTGATCCTGAGATGGGTTTTGAACAGAACCTCTCTGGGGACTGCAGTTCTCCTGATGGCCTTGGACACGGGAGCATGAGGAGAACGGAACCAAGGATTTCTATCACGCCCAGTTCAGGTGGACAGAGCCCAGACCTGAACCAAGCAGGAGGTGTGTCGGTTGGCTCGGCAGATGGGAAGGCCGTGGGGGGTGAGCAGAGGATTCGCAGACCCATGAATGCTTTTATGGTGTGGGCcaaagatgagaggaagagacTGGCCCTGCAAAACCCTGACCTGCACAATGCTGTGCTCAGCAAGATGCTCG GTCAGTCATGGAAGGCCCTGAGTGCCCCAGACAAGCGACCATTTGTGGAGGAAGCGGAGCGACTCCGAGTGCAGCACCTCCAGGATCACCCAAACTACAAGTACAGACCTCGCCGAAAAAAGACCACCAAAAAACTCAAGCGGGTTGAACCGGGGATTCTGCTTCACAGCCTAGCCCAGGGTGGTGCAGCAGGCCTTGGATTGGGACCAGGCATCAACCCCTTGGGTGTGGACGGTGGAGGTTCTGCATATGGACATCCGGGCACTCACCCTcaacatcaccaccaccaccctaaCCACCTGCTGCCCTCTCTGGGGCACTTCAGAGACCTCCAGGCTCTGGGACACCCAGAGTTGGAAAGCTATGGTCTGCCCACCCCAGAGATGTCCCCACTGGATGTTCTGGAAGATGGAACTGGGGAATCAGTGTTTTTCCCCCAACATATACAAGAGGAAGGAGGGATGGGAGGTTGGAGTGGgtaccaccaccatcaccaccaccaccaccttcacCCTCATAACCAACACTACAGCCCTCACTACAACAACCACAATCACCACAACTCCATACACAGTGCAGCAACACACAGTCAGGGTCCAGGAATGAGTGCCGGTGCCAGTTTAAGCACAaatatgaatttcactttgagtCCAGGTAGAAACTCCAGAATTGACTCGAGGATGAACTCCGCCGAGTCAAACATGACCTCGAGCATGAGCTCTGTCACTTCGGCTTTGGGAAATTCGGTCAACTCCAGGTTGAATCCCACTCATGCCTCCGGTCACCATATTGCCTTAAGAAGTGATGTTAAGTGCCAACCAACTCTTaccacctccccctcctctgcttCCTTCACCCAGGCCTCTATCAACCTCTCTGAGTCAATAAAATGCCATCAAGCGCCCCTAAGCACGGCGCATGGTGGCTACTTCAGTCAGATGTATGTGAATGGCAACCCAAATGCTTCCCATTTCGCCCCATCTCCCCTCGGTCAGCTTTCCCCTCCTCCTGAatcctctccctcttcctgcTCTTCTTCTGTCCCCTCATCAACCTTTCTTACCCCTGTTCACTTAGACCCTTCAAACTCTGAGTCTGCTAGCCATTTGGGGTCTTCCTCTGCTGAGCTTTGGTCTGGGGTAGACAGACATGAATTCGACCAGTATGTGAATATCGGTAGGAATCGGGAGGAGGCCTTTGGACTTGGTGTTGGGTCAAAGATGCTGGGTGGTTGTAGCATGAGTAGCAGTATCGGCAGTGCCATGAACAGGGATGTCAGTAGCATTCTGAGTGGTGCAAGTGGGTGTGATGAAGGGAGCAGTCCTCTTATATCTGCTCTTTCTGATGCCAGTAGTGCTGTCTATTACAGTGCCTGTATCACTGGATAA